In Paenibacillus sp. BIC5C1, a genomic segment contains:
- a CDS encoding glycerol-3-phosphate responsive antiterminator, whose product MPFEGQYVLPAAKSMKQFEAMIEGPYTYGVMLDTHIAQLHSLLEEARRRGKKIVLHADLVQGLKNDEYAAEYLCQHIRPAGLISTRASVIQKAKQKGITAIQRVFLLDTNALEKSYLLLSKTQPDYIEVLPGVIPHIIAEVSIRTGIPIIAGGLIRSTEEVELALEAGATAVTTSNVDLIRHYKKSHTEYKQ is encoded by the coding sequence GTGCCATTTGAGGGACAGTATGTGTTACCGGCTGCCAAGAGCATGAAGCAGTTTGAAGCAATGATTGAAGGCCCTTACACCTATGGGGTTATGCTGGATACGCATATTGCGCAGCTTCATAGTCTGCTGGAAGAAGCACGGCGACGTGGCAAGAAAATAGTACTGCATGCCGATCTGGTGCAGGGGCTGAAGAACGATGAATATGCGGCAGAGTATTTATGTCAGCATATTCGTCCAGCTGGGCTGATTTCGACGCGAGCCAGTGTAATTCAGAAGGCGAAACAGAAGGGGATTACAGCCATTCAGCGTGTCTTTCTGCTGGATACAAATGCGCTGGAGAAAAGTTATCTTTTGCTGTCCAAGACCCAACCGGATTATATTGAAGTACTGCCCGGTGTGATCCCGCATATTATTGCAGAAGTATCCATACGGACAGGTATACCCATTATTGCAGGTGGGTTGATTCGCTCAACGGAAGAGGTTGAACTGGCGCTGGAAGCCGGAGCTACCGCAGTAACCACTTCCAACGTGGACCTGATTCGGCACTACAAGAAATCGCATACAGAATATAAGCAGTAA
- a CDS encoding CidA/LrgA family protein has translation MKKWGLGILQVALLMAFSLLMDQMARALHLPVPGSILGMIVLFILLQTRVVKLRWIEIGAAWLLGELLLFFIPSAVGIMNYMPMLEQDGLQILFIVLLSTFLVMACTGLVATRIAKRKERHTG, from the coding sequence GTGAAGAAATGGGGCCTTGGCATTTTGCAAGTTGCGCTCTTGATGGCCTTTTCACTGCTCATGGACCAGATGGCCCGTGCTCTCCATCTACCTGTACCAGGTTCTATACTCGGCATGATCGTGCTGTTCATCTTGCTTCAGACCCGGGTCGTGAAGCTGCGCTGGATTGAAATTGGAGCTGCCTGGCTGCTCGGTGAACTATTGCTGTTTTTCATCCCGTCAGCCGTTGGCATTATGAACTACATGCCCATGCTGGAGCAAGACGGACTGCAAATTCTGTTTATTGTTCTGCTTAGCACATTTCTGGTCATGGCCTGTACGGGCCTTGTTGCCACCCGAATCGCCAAACGAAAGGAGCGTCACACCGGATGA
- a CDS encoding GTP cyclohydrolase II, which produces MINSHIIQLLAPKIQTFPSGKEFIYLVGPIKLPVNLDGETHTFQWYSWMKSEKAMESRELIESLATAELAERQQSSVLVYGEFAEAQEALIRMHSICHTGDIFGSKRCDCGFQLEQSMKMIAAHGAGALFYLANHEGRGIGLFSKAMAYLLQEEGLDTVDANLQLGFSDDARNYDDAIAVLRALRTAPVTLITNNPRKLAALQEAGLNVGGRVPLWGDRSSFNEKYLQTKVSRSGHLAENDAWAGKDTLLPHAQA; this is translated from the coding sequence ATGATTAATTCACATATTATTCAACTGCTTGCCCCCAAAATTCAGACTTTTCCGAGTGGAAAAGAATTCATTTATCTTGTAGGGCCGATTAAACTTCCGGTGAATCTTGATGGAGAGACACATACCTTCCAGTGGTACAGCTGGATGAAATCGGAGAAAGCCATGGAAAGCCGCGAGCTGATTGAATCTCTTGCTACTGCCGAACTGGCCGAACGTCAGCAATCCAGCGTATTGGTGTACGGTGAGTTTGCCGAAGCACAGGAAGCGCTGATTCGGATGCACAGCATCTGTCATACAGGCGACATTTTTGGTAGCAAACGTTGTGACTGCGGCTTCCAACTGGAGCAATCGATGAAGATGATTGCTGCCCATGGAGCAGGCGCACTCTTCTATCTGGCGAACCATGAGGGCCGTGGCATCGGTCTGTTCAGCAAAGCGATGGCATACCTGCTGCAAGAGGAAGGTCTGGATACCGTTGACGCCAACCTGCAACTTGGGTTTTCAGACGATGCTCGTAATTATGATGATGCCATTGCCGTATTGCGGGCACTTCGTACAGCTCCCGTTACATTGATCACCAACAATCCACGCAAGCTTGCTGCTTTGCAGGAAGCTGGACTGAATGTGGGTGGACGTGTGCCACTGTGGGGAGATCGCTCGTCCTTCAACGAAAAATATTTGCAGACCAAAGTGAGCCGTTCCGGTCACTTGGCAGAAAATGATGCATGGGCTGGCAAAGACACCTTGCTTCCGCATGCCCAAGCCTAA
- a CDS encoding Gfo/Idh/MocA family oxidoreductase — protein sequence MTLQIGIIGTGWFSKLHADILARMEGVRVAAVCGTTLEKAEAMASVYDAVGYGELEHMLDGEKLDAVYICVPPMSHGSIEAELIRRGIPFLVEKPLSTGMDIPHQVLDQVQKSGLLTSVGYHFRYQEAAQVLKEAMKEQTVGMALGRWMGGMPGVAWWRRQEGSGGQFVEQTTHIVDLLRYCAGEVTEVYAVAAQRSMHEKHEHVTVADVANVTLKLESGAIASIANTCLLPDGEGGAGLQFYTDAGVWDWTPERLLLPSAAPHAMAGLEIPAGHNPYERENEAFIHALRTGDRSRILSDYADACRTQEITTAALVSADSGLPVQLQPSKHLSH from the coding sequence ATGACTTTACAGATCGGAATCATTGGAACAGGTTGGTTCAGCAAGTTACATGCAGATATTCTGGCGCGAATGGAAGGCGTTCGTGTAGCAGCTGTCTGCGGAACAACGCTGGAGAAGGCAGAGGCTATGGCTTCCGTCTATGATGCTGTTGGCTACGGTGAACTTGAACATATGTTGGATGGTGAAAAGCTGGATGCAGTCTATATCTGTGTTCCTCCCATGTCTCATGGATCGATTGAAGCTGAATTGATTCGTCGGGGTATCCCGTTCCTGGTGGAGAAACCGCTGAGTACAGGCATGGATATTCCCCATCAGGTGCTGGATCAGGTTCAGAAGTCCGGATTATTGACATCGGTAGGTTATCATTTCCGTTATCAGGAGGCTGCACAGGTACTGAAAGAAGCGATGAAAGAGCAGACCGTCGGCATGGCGCTTGGGCGCTGGATGGGCGGAATGCCAGGAGTCGCTTGGTGGCGTCGCCAGGAAGGCTCCGGGGGACAGTTTGTGGAACAGACGACCCATATTGTGGATTTGCTGCGGTATTGTGCTGGTGAAGTGACAGAGGTATACGCTGTAGCGGCCCAACGCAGTATGCATGAAAAGCATGAACATGTCACGGTAGCTGATGTGGCGAATGTAACGCTTAAGCTGGAGAGTGGAGCGATCGCAAGCATTGCCAACACCTGCCTGCTGCCAGATGGTGAGGGCGGTGCAGGGCTCCAGTTCTACACGGATGCGGGGGTCTGGGACTGGACACCTGAACGTCTTCTTCTGCCGAGTGCTGCCCCTCATGCGATGGCAGGTCTGGAGATTCCGGCAGGGCATAACCCGTATGAGCGGGAAAATGAAGCGTTCATTCACGCCCTTCGTACCGGAGATCGTTCACGGATTTTGTCTGACTATGCGGATGCCTGCCGTACGCAGGAAATTACAACGGCGGCACTAGTTTCGGCAGATTCCGGCTTACCGGTACAGCTTCAGCCATCCAAACACCTCTCGCATTAA
- a CDS encoding DoxX family protein yields MNKGIRILGYIALVVLAGVFVMAGFNKVSGAEMMVQTFEGFSYPTWTMYLIGTVELLSAVGLLIPRTRILASGVLTFILIGAVGSHLIYGQYAAVPFPAVLLVANIVVLIMGMRKLEAEELEIELVQV; encoded by the coding sequence ATGAACAAAGGCATAAGAATTTTGGGATATATTGCGTTGGTTGTGCTTGCAGGTGTATTTGTAATGGCAGGGTTTAACAAGGTTAGTGGAGCTGAGATGATGGTGCAGACTTTTGAAGGTTTCTCCTATCCTACATGGACAATGTATCTCATTGGTACAGTAGAGCTGCTCAGTGCGGTAGGTCTATTGATTCCACGAACTCGTATTCTAGCTTCGGGAGTACTGACGTTCATTCTGATTGGGGCTGTGGGGAGTCATCTGATTTATGGGCAATATGCAGCTGTTCCTTTCCCGGCGGTGTTACTGGTTGCCAACATTGTCGTTCTTATCATGGGTATGCGTAAACTGGAAGCAGAAGAATTGGAGATAGAGCTCGTGCAGGTCTAA
- the cidR gene encoding cidABC operon transcriptional activator CidR, with product MDIRHLQYFLEVARQQSFTKAAEVLFITQPTISKTVKSLEDELGVTLLDRYGKKVALTDAGHVFFRQALEIEKSFRSLSSELDDLMNLKKGHLRIGLPPMVGSSFFPMIIGEFHKAYPQVTIQLFEDGAKKVEADVISGELDIGVAVLPTVDELVDHFVFVKEKLNLLVHPSHPLAGKESVALRELEHDAFVLFREDFALHDRIIAACQHVGFQPRVVYESSQWDLLSAMVAANLGVALLPETICREVDHMRVRIIPVMEPVIPWQLGMIWRKDRYLSFATREWISFTQSMLSE from the coding sequence ATGGATATCCGCCATTTGCAATATTTTCTGGAAGTTGCTCGGCAGCAAAGCTTCACCAAAGCAGCGGAAGTGCTGTTCATTACACAACCGACGATTAGCAAAACGGTTAAAAGCCTGGAAGACGAACTGGGTGTAACCCTATTGGATCGTTATGGCAAGAAGGTCGCGTTGACGGATGCAGGGCATGTCTTTTTCCGGCAGGCGCTGGAGATTGAAAAGTCATTCCGCAGCTTATCGTCCGAGCTGGACGATCTGATGAATCTGAAGAAAGGACACTTGCGGATCGGTTTGCCCCCGATGGTAGGGTCCAGCTTTTTCCCGATGATTATTGGTGAATTTCATAAAGCTTACCCTCAGGTGACCATTCAACTGTTCGAGGATGGTGCGAAAAAAGTGGAGGCCGACGTGATTAGCGGTGAATTGGATATTGGTGTTGCCGTTCTTCCAACGGTGGATGAACTGGTGGATCATTTTGTTTTTGTAAAAGAGAAGCTGAATCTGCTCGTACATCCTTCGCACCCACTTGCGGGTAAAGAGTCTGTCGCGCTGCGCGAACTGGAGCATGATGCATTTGTGCTGTTCCGGGAGGATTTTGCGCTGCATGACCGAATTATCGCCGCCTGTCAGCATGTGGGATTCCAGCCTCGGGTAGTGTATGAAAGCTCCCAGTGGGATCTGCTCAGTGCGATGGTAGCGGCCAATCTGGGTGTGGCGTTGCTGCCAGAGACGATTTGCCGTGAGGTGGATCATATGCGTGTGCGCATTATACCCGTGATGGAACCTGTAATTCCATGGCAGCTCGGCATGATCTGGCGGAAGGATCGATATTTGTCCTTCGCAACCCGGGAATGGATCAGTTTCACACAGTCCATGCTGAGTGAATAA
- the glpK gene encoding glycerol kinase GlpK — protein sequence MEKYILALDQGTTSSRAILFNRSGEIVHIAQQEFPQYFPKPGWVEQNANEIWSSILAVMTSCLAESGIKPVQIAGIGITNQRETVVVWDKETGRPIYNAVVWQSRQTADICDDLKTKGLGDLFHRKTGLLIDPYFSGTKVKWILDHVPGARERAEKGELLFGTIDSWLIWKLSGGTHVTDVSNASRTLMYNIYDLQWDDELLHILDIPKAMLPEVRGSSEVYAHTVDYHFFGHQIPIAGAAGDQQSALFGQGCYTKGSMKNTYGTGCFMLMNTGEQPVQSNHGLITTIAWGINGKIEYALEGSIFVAGSAVQWLRDGLRMLRSSKDSEDYAARVSSTDGVYMVPAFVGLGSPYWDSEVKGAVFGLTRGTTKEHFIRATLEALAYQTKDVLEAMESDSGIPVNALRVDGGAAANDFLMQFQSDILNIPVERPNVNETTALGAAYLAGLAVGYWNSADELADHENTERVFQPAMAEEERTELYAGWQRAVKAAMVFK from the coding sequence ATGGAAAAATATATATTGGCCCTAGATCAGGGGACGACGAGCTCCCGGGCTATTCTGTTTAACCGGAGCGGTGAGATTGTGCATATTGCACAGCAGGAATTTCCGCAGTACTTTCCCAAGCCGGGCTGGGTGGAGCAGAACGCCAATGAAATTTGGAGCTCCATTCTGGCAGTGATGACTTCATGTCTGGCCGAAAGTGGAATCAAACCGGTCCAGATTGCCGGCATTGGCATTACGAACCAGCGGGAAACGGTTGTGGTATGGGACAAAGAAACGGGCCGGCCCATCTATAATGCAGTAGTCTGGCAGTCCAGACAAACGGCTGATATTTGTGATGATCTGAAAACGAAGGGACTGGGTGACCTTTTTCATCGCAAAACGGGCTTACTCATTGACCCTTATTTCTCGGGAACCAAGGTGAAGTGGATTCTCGATCATGTGCCTGGTGCCCGGGAGCGTGCAGAGAAGGGTGAACTTCTGTTTGGGACGATCGACAGTTGGCTGATCTGGAAACTGAGCGGTGGTACTCATGTCACCGATGTATCTAATGCTTCCCGCACATTAATGTACAACATCTATGATCTGCAATGGGATGATGAATTGCTGCATATCCTGGATATTCCCAAAGCGATGCTGCCTGAAGTACGCGGTTCATCTGAAGTGTACGCACATACGGTTGACTACCATTTCTTCGGTCATCAGATTCCGATTGCCGGAGCAGCAGGAGATCAGCAGTCGGCATTATTCGGTCAGGGCTGTTATACGAAGGGGAGCATGAAAAATACATACGGCACCGGATGTTTCATGCTTATGAATACCGGAGAACAACCCGTACAGTCCAACCATGGCTTGATTACAACTATTGCATGGGGCATTAATGGCAAGATCGAATATGCATTGGAAGGCAGTATTTTTGTCGCAGGTTCGGCGGTACAGTGGTTGCGTGATGGCTTACGGATGCTTCGTTCCTCAAAAGACAGTGAGGACTATGCGGCACGTGTATCCTCTACAGATGGTGTTTATATGGTGCCTGCATTTGTGGGTCTGGGCAGCCCTTACTGGGACAGTGAGGTTAAGGGAGCGGTGTTTGGTTTGACGCGAGGAACCACCAAAGAACACTTTATTCGTGCAACCCTGGAAGCACTGGCGTATCAGACCAAGGATGTACTGGAGGCGATGGAATCCGATTCAGGTATTCCGGTGAATGCCTTGCGCGTAGATGGGGGAGCAGCGGCCAATGATTTTCTGATGCAATTCCAGAGTGATATTCTGAATATCCCTGTGGAGCGTCCCAATGTAAACGAAACGACAGCATTAGGTGCGGCTTATCTGGCAGGACTTGCAGTAGGTTATTGGAATAGCGCGGATGAATTGGCGGATCACGAGAATACGGAGCGTGTCTTCCAACCGGCTATGGCTGAAGAAGAGCGTACAGAACTGTATGCAGGGTGGCAACGTGCAGTGAAGGCTGCGATGGTTTTCAAATGA
- a CDS encoding AbrB/MazE/SpoVT family DNA-binding domain-containing protein — protein sequence MKRTGMKRSLDRLGRIVLPKEMRDTMEIHIGDPLEFFIEGKELILRKYKSTLCVFCGDVDTEMYFKEQFICRTCAIQLKHPDDTPEWFVPQNKQAPAPVERPATESATVSSPTWEEGATAANQEYPDLRPKTARMLQQMKEIVEQNPGLAQQQIAEKLGISQGRVSQLKKLL from the coding sequence ATGAAAAGAACCGGAATGAAGAGATCTCTGGACCGCCTTGGACGAATTGTCCTTCCCAAAGAAATGCGGGATACGATGGAAATCCATATCGGCGATCCGCTCGAGTTTTTCATTGAAGGGAAAGAGTTGATTTTGAGAAAGTATAAATCAACGTTGTGTGTGTTTTGCGGTGATGTGGATACGGAAATGTATTTCAAAGAGCAATTCATCTGCCGGACTTGTGCAATTCAATTAAAACACCCGGATGACACTCCCGAATGGTTCGTTCCTCAGAACAAACAGGCTCCTGCACCCGTGGAGCGTCCTGCTACCGAATCCGCTACAGTCTCGTCTCCCACTTGGGAAGAAGGGGCTACAGCTGCCAACCAAGAGTATCCGGACCTGCGGCCGAAGACGGCACGCATGCTACAACAGATGAAGGAAATTGTTGAACAGAATCCCGGTTTGGCTCAACAGCAAATTGCGGAAAAGCTTGGCATTAGCCAAGGACGCGTCTCCCAACTTAAAAAACTACTATAA
- a CDS encoding winged helix-turn-helix transcriptional regulator yields the protein MDIIGKKWVLLIMYQLLSGPKRFTELEAEMAISGRLLSERLKEMEMEGIVTRHMYPEIPPRVEYELTPKGRAIEPVINQIYNWSSDWLKQQQSTK from the coding sequence ATGGATATCATCGGCAAGAAATGGGTACTGCTCATCATGTACCAACTGTTATCCGGACCCAAACGATTCACAGAACTGGAAGCAGAAATGGCGATTAGCGGTCGGTTGTTATCCGAACGTCTGAAGGAAATGGAAATGGAAGGCATCGTAACCCGCCATATGTATCCTGAAATTCCGCCTCGCGTAGAGTATGAATTGACACCCAAAGGCAGAGCTATTGAACCCGTCATTAATCAGATTTACAACTGGTCCTCAGACTGGTTGAAACAGCAGCAGTCTACTAAGTAG
- a CDS encoding CidB/LrgB family autolysis modulator, with the protein MIGFLCLLLTVGIYWVAKRMYRNLPKVYLSPLLITPLLVVGVLLATGTDYAAYSSGGKWLSLLLQPATVAFAIPLYTFFHVLKKHISEIVFSVMTGSVVAVLSSALLAKWLRLDSGLIHSLIPRSITTPIAMNVSATIGGIPAVTAVFVIMTGLLGAIMGPSIVKMLRIDGEIARGTLLGTGAHGTGTSKAFELSSLTGTISSISMVLAALFTLAVAPILSKLIFP; encoded by the coding sequence ATGATTGGATTCCTCTGTCTCTTGTTAACCGTCGGTATTTACTGGGTCGCCAAACGCATGTATCGCAACCTGCCCAAAGTGTATCTGTCTCCGCTGCTCATTACGCCACTTCTTGTCGTCGGTGTGCTGCTCGCAACAGGCACGGATTACGCAGCATACAGCAGTGGTGGTAAATGGCTAAGTTTGCTGCTTCAACCGGCAACGGTAGCCTTTGCTATTCCGCTCTATACTTTCTTCCATGTACTCAAAAAACATATTTCCGAGATCGTCTTCAGCGTTATGACAGGCTCCGTGGTAGCGGTCCTCTCTTCTGCACTGCTCGCCAAATGGTTGCGCCTGGACTCCGGACTCATTCACAGTCTGATTCCCAGATCAATCACGACCCCAATTGCGATGAATGTATCGGCTACCATTGGAGGCATTCCGGCGGTTACGGCGGTTTTTGTCATCATGACCGGTTTGTTGGGAGCAATTATGGGGCCATCCATTGTGAAAATGCTGCGTATCGATGGCGAGATTGCACGTGGAACGCTGCTTGGAACCGGTGCCCACGGAACAGGCACATCCAAGGCATTTGAGCTCAGTTCACTGACGGGAACCATCTCCAGTATCTCCATGGTACTGGCTGCATTGTTCACATTAGCGGTTGCACCCATACTATCTAAACTTATTTTCCCATAA
- the gcvPB gene encoding aminomethyl-transferring glycine dehydrogenase subunit GcvPB, with amino-acid sequence MKRIRRDHKVRNFHQAKWDEPVIFELHRPGERGVVPPGTEVAVAAEAGSAEDNIPASMWRRTVPALPEIGQAKVLRHYLRLSQETLGSDMNVEIGQGTCTMKYIPRINEMLIRNPRMTELHPLQDVDSVQGMLEIFHNLDLAMREISGMDAFSFQPSSGTQALLAMASIVRAYHDSRGEGEQRDEIITTIFSHPSQAATAAVKGYKIITLHPDEDGFPDLEKLKSVVSERTAGFVVANPEDTGIYNHRIREFTDVVHEAGGVCYYDQANANGLLGITRAKEAGFDMCFFNLHKTFAAPHMCGGPATGALGVTEELKNFMPGPLVDKEDDGRYILRDQTEVSIGKVRSFHGVAQTVLRSYAWIMSLGPDGLKDVAQVAVLNNNYLYHKIVQIRGASAPYVQGRRLEQVRYSWKQLTDETGVTTEDITRRMCDFGLHYWTSHHPYIVPQPFTLEPTESYSKEDLDEYIHALEHISNEAYTQPDIVKSAPHNSTVHRNDESSLDDPKQWCITWRAYLKKTQPELH; translated from the coding sequence ATGAAACGGATTCGCAGAGATCATAAGGTTCGTAATTTTCACCAAGCGAAATGGGATGAGCCCGTTATCTTTGAACTTCACCGGCCCGGAGAGCGGGGCGTCGTTCCACCGGGAACGGAAGTGGCTGTAGCGGCTGAAGCAGGCTCCGCAGAAGACAACATACCGGCATCCATGTGGCGGCGCACTGTTCCCGCTTTGCCCGAAATCGGGCAGGCAAAGGTACTGCGGCATTATCTGAGATTATCCCAGGAAACGCTGGGATCAGATATGAACGTGGAGATCGGGCAGGGAACCTGCACGATGAAATATATTCCCCGGATTAACGAAATGCTTATCCGCAATCCGCGTATGACCGAGCTTCATCCGCTGCAGGATGTGGATTCTGTTCAGGGGATGCTGGAAATCTTCCACAATCTCGATCTGGCAATGCGAGAGATTTCGGGTATGGATGCGTTCTCTTTTCAGCCAAGCAGTGGAACCCAGGCACTTCTGGCGATGGCCTCCATCGTCCGTGCCTATCATGATTCTCGCGGTGAAGGTGAACAACGTGATGAAATCATTACCACGATTTTCTCTCATCCTTCGCAAGCAGCCACAGCTGCCGTTAAGGGATATAAGATTATTACGTTGCATCCCGACGAAGATGGATTCCCAGATCTTGAGAAACTGAAGAGTGTTGTTTCCGAGCGGACAGCCGGATTTGTTGTGGCTAACCCGGAGGACACAGGCATCTACAATCATCGTATCCGCGAATTTACGGATGTGGTGCACGAAGCCGGTGGTGTCTGCTATTATGATCAGGCTAACGCCAATGGCCTGCTCGGGATTACACGAGCGAAGGAAGCGGGTTTTGATATGTGCTTTTTCAATCTTCACAAAACCTTTGCTGCGCCCCATATGTGCGGCGGTCCTGCTACGGGCGCCCTCGGAGTGACGGAAGAATTGAAAAATTTCATGCCCGGCCCTTTGGTGGATAAGGAAGATGACGGGCGTTATATTTTAAGAGATCAAACAGAAGTCAGCATCGGTAAGGTACGGAGTTTTCACGGTGTAGCCCAAACAGTACTCCGCTCCTACGCCTGGATAATGAGTCTCGGACCGGATGGCCTGAAGGATGTTGCCCAGGTGGCGGTGCTGAATAACAACTATCTATATCATAAAATTGTTCAAATACGTGGAGCGAGTGCCCCATATGTTCAAGGACGCCGTTTGGAACAGGTCCGCTACAGCTGGAAACAGCTCACGGATGAGACCGGAGTGACGACGGAGGATATTACGCGAAGAATGTGTGATTTTGGCTTGCATTACTGGACCTCTCATCATCCATATATTGTTCCGCAGCCGTTCACACTGGAGCCAACGGAATCCTATTCCAAGGAGGATCTCGACGAATATATCCATGCGCTGGAACATATCTCGAATGAAGCCTATACTCAGCCAGATATCGTCAAATCAGCTCCGCATAACAGCACGGTGCATCGCAATGACGAATCCTCTTTGGACGACCCGAAACAATGGTGTATTACCTGGCGTGCATATTTGAAAAAAACACAGCCAGAGCTTCACTAG
- a CDS encoding glycerol-3-phosphate dehydrogenase/oxidase — translation MTTSFSAEKRTEYLDRMANAHFDILIIGGGITGAGIALDAASRGLKTALVEMQDFAAGTSSRSTKLVHGGLRYLKQFEVKMVAEVGRERAVVYENGPHVTTPEPMLLPIYTAGTFGRFSTSIGLMVYDRLAGVKRSERRQMLNAGAVSDSEPLLRKEGLLGGGRYVEYRTDDARLTIEVMKEAVQRGALAVNYVKAAAFLKENGVITGIQAVDQISGQSYDLRATKVVNASGPWVDELRKIDGSRQGKTLQMTKGIHLVFDGTRFPLRQAVYFDTPDGRMVFAVPRDGKTYVGTTDTVFEDDPAHPLISEADRDYVIDAINGMFPGVRIRDEDVESGWAGVRPLIHEEGKGPSEISRKDEVWVAPSGLITIAGGKLTGYRKMAEMVVDLAARQLEQETGVPVGPCITKKMPISGGDVGGSAGFGAYAERKIKDGVALGLDRSAAERLARIYGSNVDALYERMPDPRAKAELHGMPQELLLMLRYAIEEEMALTPADFFVRRTGDLFFRIDEVRKYKAVVIQYMAERLDWREEQAIRFANELDQLLMEASGKI, via the coding sequence ATGACAACATCGTTCTCGGCAGAAAAGCGTACGGAATATCTGGATCGGATGGCGAATGCACATTTTGACATATTGATTATTGGTGGAGGAATCACGGGAGCCGGGATTGCGCTGGATGCTGCTTCCCGCGGATTGAAGACAGCACTGGTGGAAATGCAGGATTTTGCGGCAGGCACTTCCAGTCGTTCGACGAAACTGGTGCATGGCGGGCTACGGTATCTGAAGCAGTTTGAAGTGAAAATGGTGGCTGAGGTGGGACGGGAGCGAGCGGTGGTGTACGAGAATGGGCCACATGTGACGACACCTGAACCGATGCTTCTCCCCATCTATACGGCGGGTACCTTTGGCCGTTTCAGCACATCCATTGGTCTGATGGTTTACGACCGGCTTGCCGGAGTGAAGCGTAGTGAACGACGCCAAATGTTAAATGCCGGAGCCGTCTCAGACAGTGAGCCTTTGCTGCGCAAGGAAGGACTGCTGGGTGGTGGACGTTATGTGGAATACCGAACGGACGATGCCCGGCTTACCATTGAAGTGATGAAGGAAGCGGTGCAGCGCGGTGCACTGGCTGTGAACTATGTGAAGGCAGCAGCATTCCTGAAGGAGAATGGGGTCATCACCGGAATTCAGGCTGTGGACCAGATCAGCGGTCAATCTTATGATCTGCGGGCAACCAAGGTGGTTAATGCTTCCGGTCCATGGGTGGATGAGCTGCGCAAGATCGATGGTTCGCGCCAAGGAAAAACGTTGCAGATGACGAAAGGTATTCATCTGGTATTTGACGGTACGCGTTTCCCGTTAAGGCAGGCTGTATATTTTGATACACCGGATGGACGAATGGTCTTTGCTGTACCAAGGGATGGCAAAACTTATGTAGGAACCACAGATACCGTCTTCGAAGATGATCCCGCACACCCGTTAATCTCCGAGGCAGACCGGGATTATGTCATCGATGCCATCAACGGCATGTTCCCAGGCGTTCGGATTCGTGACGAGGACGTGGAGTCCGGTTGGGCAGGTGTGCGTCCATTGATTCATGAGGAAGGCAAAGGACCCTCCGAAATTTCGCGCAAGGATGAAGTCTGGGTAGCCCCTTCGGGGTTGATTACAATTGCCGGGGGGAAATTAACCGGGTACCGCAAAATGGCCGAGATGGTTGTTGATCTCGCTGCTCGCCAATTGGAGCAGGAGACGGGGGTACCTGTTGGACCATGTATAACGAAAAAGATGCCGATCTCCGGAGGCGATGTTGGCGGTTCTGCCGGATTTGGTGCGTATGCTGAACGCAAGATTAAGGATGGCGTCGCACTTGGACTCGACAGATCTGCTGCGGAACGATTAGCCCGAATATATGGTTCCAATGTGGACGCACTGTACGAGCGGATGCCTGATCCCCGGGCAAAGGCCGAGCTGCATGGCATGCCGCAGGAGCTGCTGCTAATGCTGCGTTATGCCATAGAAGAGGAGATGGCTCTGACACCGGCAGACTTTTTTGTGAGACGCACCGGAGACCTGTTTTTCCGCATTGATGAAGTCCGTAAGTATAAGGCTGTGGTTATTCAGTATATGGCTGAACGCCTGGATTGGCGGGAGGAGCAAGCGATTCGGTTTGCGAATGAACTGGATCAGTTGCTCATGGAAGCATCGGGCAAAATTTAA